A section of the Deltaproteobacteria bacterium genome encodes:
- a CDS encoding methylated-DNA--[protein]-cysteine S-methyltransferase, with product MKKHDELIATLLGDAQASQELERWLDTDEGRHELAAYRQALGELTRLYGEDRIGRPRRPVYYCSLPTPIGRVLVGATDAGLVRVSFRQSEPSFVAELRERLGADPVRSAAKTADIVRQLRAYFAGERRAFDVRLDLSRLTPFHRRVLMAAAEVPAGQVVSYGEIARRIGQPHGSRAVGQALGRNPVPIVIPCHRVVAAGGRLGGYTGGLGIKRKLLRLEGARVAAG from the coding sequence ATGAAGAAGCACGACGAGCTGATCGCGACCCTGCTGGGCGACGCGCAGGCCTCGCAGGAGCTCGAGCGGTGGCTCGACACGGACGAGGGGCGGCACGAGCTCGCCGCGTACCGCCAGGCCCTGGGCGAGCTCACGCGTCTCTACGGGGAGGACCGGATCGGCAGGCCCCGGCGACCGGTCTACTACTGCAGCCTCCCGACGCCGATCGGCCGCGTGCTGGTCGGGGCGACCGATGCGGGGCTCGTCCGCGTCTCCTTCCGCCAGAGCGAGCCGTCGTTCGTCGCCGAGCTTCGCGAGCGGCTCGGTGCCGACCCGGTCAGGTCCGCGGCGAAGACGGCCGACATCGTGCGCCAGCTGCGCGCCTACTTCGCCGGCGAGCGCCGCGCGTTCGACGTCCGGCTCGACCTGAGCCGCCTGACGCCGTTCCACCGGCGCGTGCTGATGGCAGCCGCCGAGGTGCCGGCCGGGCAGGTCGTCTCCTACGGCGAGATCGCCCGGCGCATCGGCCAGCCGCACGGCAGCCGCGCGGTCGGCCAGGCGCTCGGCCGCAACCCCGTCCCGATCGTCATCCCGTGCCACCGCGTGGTCGCCGCCGGCGGACGGCTCGGTGGCTACACGGGTGGGCTCGGCATCAAGCGAAAGCTCCTGCGGCTCGAGGGCGCGCGCGTGGCAGCGGGGTGA
- a CDS encoding gamma-glutamylcyclotransferase, with the protein MIDGALWYFAYGSNMNRAIFLDRRGMHPLATRGARLDGYRLCFNIPIGPGERGVANLEPDVAARTWGVLYLLTAGEFDHLDRTELVHLGVYQRLAVEVAVDGEERVPAFTYRSAMTLPGRKPSPRYRGLLIEGARQHALAPDYVEYLESFELARDERVANR; encoded by the coding sequence GTGATCGACGGCGCACTCTGGTACTTCGCCTACGGCAGCAACATGAACCGCGCGATCTTCCTCGACCGCCGCGGGATGCACCCGCTCGCGACCCGCGGCGCGCGGCTCGACGGGTACCGGCTCTGCTTCAACATCCCGATCGGTCCCGGCGAACGGGGCGTCGCCAACCTCGAGCCCGACGTCGCGGCGCGGACCTGGGGCGTGCTCTACCTGCTCACCGCCGGGGAGTTCGACCACCTGGACCGCACCGAGCTCGTCCACCTCGGGGTCTACCAGCGGCTCGCGGTGGAGGTCGCCGTCGACGGTGAGGAGCGCGTCCCCGCCTTCACCTATCGATCCGCCATGACCCTGCCGGGACGCAAGCCGTCGCCGCGCTATCGGGGACTGCTGATCGAGGGCGCCCGCCAGCACGCGCTCGCACCCGACTACGTCGAGTACCTCGAGAGCTTCGAGCTGGCGCGGGACGAGCGCGTGGCGAATCGCTGA
- a CDS encoding AmpG family muropeptide MFS transporter produces the protein MRRKLLWVALLYFAEGMPFGLVLDNFPVYFRVHGVSLAAIGFLSLLRAPWWAKVFWSPLVDQVGERRQWIAAALAAMAGALLLVQALPPAPVGTALIATLFAFTIAAATQDVAIDAYTIELLVPGEEGIANGVRVSAYRAALIVGGGVLVALAARAGWRPTYSVAALGFLALAVTVFALPPTGHQPQPPGEWARSLGAWLARPGALAVFLFVLLYKLGDMAMGPMVKPFWVDRGLSLGEIALISTTVGVAASVAGALVGGVVTSRAGIFRSLWLLGLLQAVSNLGYATAAWTGAGRPGIYAASLAESFTGGLGTAAFLAFLMNVCDKQQAATQYALLSALFNLSGSLAGALSGVGAARLGYGAYFALTFVLALPAYALLPWVRGWIREAARPGEEPERRAASSSS, from the coding sequence ATGCGGCGGAAGCTCCTCTGGGTGGCTCTCCTCTACTTCGCCGAGGGGATGCCGTTCGGGCTCGTGCTCGACAACTTCCCGGTCTACTTCCGGGTGCACGGCGTCTCGCTCGCGGCGATCGGCTTCCTGAGCCTGCTGCGCGCGCCGTGGTGGGCCAAGGTCTTCTGGTCGCCGCTCGTCGACCAGGTGGGCGAGCGCCGGCAGTGGATCGCCGCCGCGCTCGCCGCCATGGCGGGCGCGCTGCTGCTCGTGCAGGCCCTGCCCCCGGCGCCCGTCGGCACGGCGCTCATCGCGACGCTCTTCGCGTTCACCATCGCCGCGGCGACGCAGGACGTGGCGATCGACGCCTACACGATCGAGCTCCTGGTCCCCGGCGAGGAGGGCATCGCCAACGGCGTCCGCGTGTCGGCCTATCGGGCGGCGCTCATCGTCGGCGGCGGCGTGCTGGTCGCGCTCGCGGCGCGCGCGGGATGGCGCCCGACGTACTCCGTCGCGGCGCTCGGCTTCCTCGCGCTGGCGGTCACCGTCTTCGCCCTGCCGCCGACGGGCCATCAGCCCCAGCCGCCCGGCGAATGGGCGCGGAGCCTCGGCGCGTGGCTCGCGCGACCGGGGGCGCTGGCCGTCTTCCTCTTCGTCCTCCTCTACAAGCTCGGCGACATGGCGATGGGTCCGATGGTGAAGCCCTTCTGGGTCGACCGGGGGCTCAGCCTCGGCGAGATCGCGCTCATCTCGACGACGGTCGGGGTGGCGGCGTCGGTTGCCGGTGCGCTCGTCGGCGGTGTCGTGACGTCGCGCGCGGGGATCTTCCGGAGTCTCTGGCTCCTCGGACTCCTCCAGGCGGTTTCCAACCTCGGCTATGCGACGGCCGCCTGGACGGGCGCCGGCCGTCCCGGCATCTACGCCGCGTCGCTCGCCGAGAGCTTCACCGGCGGGCTCGGCACGGCCGCGTTTCTCGCCTTCCTGATGAACGTCTGCGACAAGCAGCAGGCCGCCACGCAGTACGCGCTGCTCTCGGCGCTCTTCAACCTGAGCGGCTCGCTCGCGGGCGCGCTCTCCGGTGTGGGGGCCGCGCGGCTCGGCTACGGCGCCTACTTCGCCCTCACCTTCGTGCTGGCGCTGCCCGCCTACGCGCTGCTGCCCTGGGTCCGCGGGTGGATCCGCGAAGCCGCACGCCCGGGTGAAGAGCCCGAGCGCCGGGCGGCTAGCTCTTCGTCTTGA
- a CDS encoding RNA polymerase sigma factor, with product MAACAVNPSRSVNMKARREPRRGTTGKRPISQSITASSSFALMHLYNALAGRNVKSHIGWHEVLEEASMGAVSLAELAERYRPEILAYLVRLMGNEPDAQDACQDAFLRAQGALDRLRPDSNLRAWLYRIATNSALGAARRRARRTARTVDVDLDGLPAGAGSSPEDREQLRRVARAVQALPPKQRAALMLRRFHGLGYADIAASLGGNEAAARANVYQAVKRLRAALEERRG from the coding sequence ATGGCGGCATGCGCCGTGAACCCTTCGAGGTCGGTGAACATGAAGGCCAGGCGTGAGCCGCGGCGCGGGACGACCGGGAAGAGGCCGATCAGCCAGTCGATCACGGCGAGCTCGTCGTTCGCTCTCATGCACCTCTACAACGCCCTGGCCGGCCGGAACGTGAAATCTCACATCGGCTGGCATGAGGTGTTAGAAGAGGCAAGCATGGGCGCGGTCTCCCTCGCCGAGCTCGCGGAGCGATACCGGCCGGAGATCCTGGCCTATCTCGTGCGGCTCATGGGCAACGAACCCGATGCGCAGGACGCCTGTCAGGACGCCTTCCTCCGCGCGCAGGGCGCGCTCGACCGGCTGCGGCCCGATTCGAACCTGCGCGCCTGGCTCTACCGGATCGCCACCAACAGCGCACTCGGCGCCGCGCGACGGCGCGCCAGGCGGACGGCGCGCACGGTCGACGTCGACCTCGACGGGCTGCCCGCGGGCGCCGGCTCGTCGCCGGAGGACCGCGAGCAGCTCCGCCGCGTGGCGCGTGCCGTGCAGGCGCTGCCACCGAAACAGCGCGCGGCGCTCATGCTCAGGAGGTTCCACGGGCTCGGCTATGCCGACATCGCCGCGAGCCTCGGCGGCAACGAGGCGGCGGCGCGCGCCAACGTGTACCAGGCCGTGAAGCGGCTCCGGGCAGCGCTCGAGGAGCGAAGAGGATGA